cagggggagacaggagagagtcccCAGTCCTGACCCAtggcagggggagaggggagagagtccccaatcctggcccgtggcaggggagacaggagagagtccccaatcctggcccgtggcagggggagacaggagagagtccccaatcctggcccgtggcagggggagacaggagagagtccccaatcctggcccgtggcagggggagacaggagagagtccccaatcctggcccgtggcagggggagacaggagagagtccccaatcctggcccgtggcaggggagacaggagagagtccccaatcctggcccgtggcagggggagacaggagagagtccccaatcctggcccgtggcagggggagacaggagagagtccccaatcctggcccgtggcaggggagacaggagagagtccccaatcctggcccgtggcaggggagacaggagagagtccccaatcctggcccgtggcaggggagacagagagagtccccaatcctggcccgtggcaggggagacaggagagagtccccaatcctggcccgtggcagggggagacaggagagagtctccaatcctggcccgtggcaggggagacaggagagagtccccaatcctggcccgtggcaggggagacagagagagtccccaatcctggcccgtggcaggggagacaggagagagtccccaatcctggcccgtggcaggggagacagagagagtccccaatcctggcccgtggcaggggagacaggagagagtccccaatcctggcccgtggcagggggagacaggagagagtccccaatcctggcccgtggcagggTCTCACCAGATGTCTGGCAGGAACCGGAAGTGTCTCTGGGTTCCTGATGTTTGGCAGAAACACATCCTGGGCGTTGGCCATCTGTGTTCCagtgcccccagcccagcccagcgctGGCACCGccgtgtgaggggaggggaggcagcggCTCGGCCCTACTGGGGGCTCCCTGTGCtgccaggactcgaacccaggcctttgcactGTGCGCTCTGCTGGGTGTcttcctctgtgtgtctctctcctctatctccccttcccttttgatttctggctgtctctatacaatagagACACagataataaagaattaaaaaaatatttgttgattcccctttgttgcccttgttgttttattgttgtagttattattgctgttgttattgatgttgttgttggacaggacagagagaaatggagagaggaggggaagacagagagggggagagacagacagacacctgcagatctgcttcaccgcctgggaagcgactcccctgcgggtggggagccgggggctcgaaccgggatccttacgccggtccctcgaaccgggatccttacgccggtccctgtgctttgcgccacctgcgcttaacacactgcgctaccgcccgactccctaataaagaaaatttaaaaaagaactctggtggtgatctttggagggtgggagggtggaggcaGAGCTGTGGAACTAGGCCCTGTCATCTCACAACCCTGTGACGGACACGAATAAAAACAGGACAAGATCAACAGAAAGCTGTGAGCCGGGCTGTCCCAGACCCGTGGCAGGTCCCCTTGGGGCTGTGCTGCGTGGCCGCTGGGCTGGGTCGCCAGGGCCTGCCGGTGACAGTGCTGCTGGGAACCGTGGCTCCAGGAGCCGGCTTTGGCACCAACAGAAGAAGACAGGAGGGAGGATGCCCAGGAGCCGCACAGCCCCTCGCCCAGGCGCTCCACACCCCAAGTGgcaccttctccttcttcccactGTGCTCTGCTTTCCTCTAGACTTTGCAAGGAGACTCGGGCCCCGTGTGATCCGGGATGGGGGAGCGACAGAGAGCCGTCAGGGGAGgtctggcctcagtttccccccaGGCAGGGACACTGACATTCAGAAGGCAGCCCCACCCAGAATCGGGCATGGGGGGGCTCCACTGCCCCTGGGAGATGCTGGGGGGCTGAGAGAGGCTCTTGGGGGCACCCCACGAGCTCCCGGCTCCGGGCCAGTCCAGGCCCCGGGCTCAGGCGGCCCAGCCCCCCTTCCTGCtgacccagcagcagcagcagcttggATTCCAGAGAAATGTCCCTGATGCCTCCACTCTGTGGGGCTATAAAGGCAGCCGGGTGCCCCAGCTCCACACTGCGCTCAACCCCCAGAGGCCGTGCCCGCCTgcccaccgccgccgccgccaccgccgccatGGACATGACCATCCAGCACCCCTGGTTCAAGCGCGCCCTGGGACCCTTCTACCCCAGCCGGCTGCTGGACCAGTTCTTCGGGGAGGGGCTGTTTGAATACGACCTGCTGCCCTTCCTGTCATCCACCATCAGCCCCTACTACCGCCAGTCGCTCTTCCGCACCGTCCTGGACTCCGGCATCTCGGAGGTAAGTGTCTGGCCGCCTCCCGCAGGGGCCCCCGGGCCAGGGGCAACCGCCCACCGCTGTCTTTTCCTCCATCAGCTCATGGCTCACATGTGGCTTGTAATGCAGCAGCCACATGCTACAGGGCCCAAGAACAACCCGGCTCAGGCAAGTGCAGCGGGCAtgggcccccagcccctccaccacGGACGGCTCCTCTGGGGCTCCCCTGCGCCCTGCCCCAGGGTCCCCGCTGGAGGGGCTGGCGAGAGCTGCAGGGGCCTGGTGCTTAGAGGGATGTCCATGGGAGCAGGCTGCAGAGAGGACCTGGGCTCACGGGCAGGACCGGCAGGCCACGGCTGCCCACGGAGAGGGGGTGCCAGGGGTGGCCTAACCCCGGGAAGCAGCTAGGCAACCAGCGGAGCCTAAGCAGCCAGCAAGCCAGCCCCTAACCAGCTAGTTGATCCCTTAAACAGACAGCCCCGACCCAGCCAGTCAACCCTTAACCAGATAGCCCCTAACCAGCCAGCCACCTCCTAACCAGATAGCCCCTAACCAGCCAGCCACCCCCTAACCAGGCAGCCTCTAACCAGCCAGACAGCCTCCTACCCAGCCAGTCAATCCCTTAACCAGAAAGCCCCTAAACAGCCAGTCAGCCCCTAACCAGCTGGGTGATCACTTAACCAGACATCCCTAACCAGCCAGACAGCCCCTAACCAGCTAGATAACCCCTAAGCCAGACAGCCCTTAACCAGACAGTCAATCCTTTAACCAGATAACCAACCCCCTAAATATCAGTAAGCCCCTAACTAGACAGTCAGCCACCAACTAGCCAGTCAATCCCTAGTCAACTAACTCCAACAACTAGCCAACCTCTAACCAGCAAGCCAACCCTAAACTACCTAACTCCTAACCAGTCACCCAACCACTAACCTGCTCACCAGcccttaacccccccccccacaagcagCTAGTTGGCCGACTCCCAGCAAGACAGAGGCCTCCAGCCAGTCCCCAAGCAGCCACCCACCTGAAACTAGTTCCCCAGCAGGCAGTCCTCCTAGAGCAAGCCCCCCACATGTCACCCGCCCTGTCACGCCTGCCCCCAGCAGCCCCCGTAGTGGACAGTCCGTTCTTCTCAGAGccgtcaccacccggcccaccagtccatagccccccccccccacggccaGGCGCCCCCGTACCCAGGGACCCCCACCAGGCCTACCCACCACCCTCACAGCAGACCGAGGCCAGCCGTCACTGTCACCTGGGGCTCTGGACACTGCAGAGGCGGGGTGGGGGCCGGGGTTCCCGCCGCAGCTTGGCCCCAGGACCCACGGGCACCTGGCTTCCAGGTGCGGTCTGACCGGGACAAGTTTGTCATCTTCCTGGACGTGAAGCACTTCTCCCCCGAGGACCTCACGGTCAAGGTGCTGGAAGACTTCGTGGAGATTCACGGCAAGCACAGTGAGAGGCAGGTCGGTGCGTGGGTGCGGGCTCCGTGGGGCTCGGCGCGGGGACCCCACACCTGCCCTCTCCTGTGCCAGCCCCTCTCGGCTCCCCGGGCAGCTGGCAGGAGGGCCGGAGCCCCAGCTCAGACCAGAGAGGGGCTGCTGGCCTCAGGGGCGGTATGGAGACAGTCTGGACAGGCGGGACCCCGGGGAGCCTCCCTCGGCTGGTTGCAGACCCCAAGTCCAAATGCCTGGGGGTAAACTGAGCCCCCCAAAGTGCAGGCCACCCAGGAACCCCAGTGAAGTTAGCGGCCAGGCTGCGCAGGGAGGATGGGGGAGCCCCACCTGGATGGGGGGTGCGGGAGGCGCTCCCCTGAGTCTCCCCTGAGTCTCCCCCAGGACGACCACGGCTACATCTCACGGGAGTTCCACCGCCGCTACCGCCTGCCGCCCAGCGTGGACCAGGCGGCACTGTCCTGCTCGCTGTCCGCCGACGGCATGTTGACCTTCTCGGGGCCCAAGGTGGCCTCGGGCTTGGACGCGGGGCCCAGCGAGCGGGCCATCCCCGTATCCCGCGAGGAGAAGCCCAGCTCGGCGCCCTCCTCCTAGGCCGCCCGCCCTCTGCCTGGCTGCCCgtccccctcctcctcatctccctcctcctccccctccacccaggGGAGCCTGCCCGGGGGTGACCTAGAGGCCCCTGCTGGGGCCAGGGGTGCGGGCGTGACAgggcatctctctctccaccttggGGACGCCCCTGCACTGCTCCCCAGAGCCGGGGGAGGGCCCCACCTGGACCCTGGGCCTGGGGGCCGCTCCCCTCTGGccctcctccccacaccccctatcttccccttccggGGGCCTCGTGCCCCAAGAGCACAGCCGGTGGCAGCTAATAAAGCCAGGGACACAAGCAAACTGTCCAGTGTCCGTGTGTCCTTGGGGGGGGACACGGGGGAGGGTCTGCACGCCCGTCCGCTCCTGCTTGGTGCCAGTGTGTGATCCTGGGTGCCACCCTGATACCCAGAAGACAGGGTCTGGTTCTGGCTCCTGGGCtgtgaggggtggtggtgggggagggcggAGAAGGTCATGGGGCAGCCCCGGGGGTGACACCCAGGGGACAAGGACACCACCCGacagggaggcagggggagatggggagacagggggagacagggggagacagggagacagggagagacagggggagacagggagagacagggagacagggagacagggagagacagggagagacagggggagacagggatacagggagagacagggggagacagggagagacagggagacagggagagacagggagagacagggagacagagagagacagagagacagggagagacggggagacagggagacagggagagacagggggagacagggagagacagggggagacagggagagacagggagagacagggagacagggggacagagagacagggagacagggagagacagggagagacagggagacagggagagacagggagagacagggagagacagggagacagggagacaggagagacagggagagacagggagagacagggagagacagggagagacagggagagacagggagacagggagcacTGCTCACCTATGGAGTTCCCGGCACCAGGgggctcccaggtggtcctggggCTCAGACTCCGGGCAAGGCCAGGTGTGCACCCTGACAGGGAGCTGTCTGCTGGCCCCAAACTGCtggctccatccccagcaccccTGGCAGCcaaagctcagcagggctctggggtttgaacttctctcactaaaaaaatatatttttttctttcttctttaatttttgttttgttttgttttgcttctggggttgtcgctggggctcggtgcctgcactacgagtccactgctcctggaggctctttttacCCTTTTATTgcacttattgtttattgttattattattgctgttgttgttattgctgccattgttggataggacagagagaaatggagagaggaggggaagacagagggggagagaaagacagacacctgcagacctgcttcaccgcctgtgaagcgactcccctgcaggtggggagccgggggctcgaaccctgatccttacgctggtccttgtgctttgcgccacgtgcgcttaacccactgtgctacctaccgcccgactcctgctttttttgaaatatttatttacttatccccttttgttgcccttgttgttttattgttgtagttattgttgttgttgttggataagacagagagaaacggagagaggaggggaagacagaggggagagaaagacaagacacctgcagacctgcttcaccgcctgtgaagtgactcccctgcaggtggggagccgggggctcgaactggaatcctcacgctagtccttgcacctcgcaccacctgcgctcagCCCGCTGCGCTGtcgcctggcccccacccctgtAATTTGTGACCTgtttgcttagccaggtgcacctggcccccaggttgactactatttctagaTCTACATTTCTATACACTTAGCACGTGTTccttatggtcttgccttctcctcCTAAAATAAAACGATTTGAATATAGTTGACGCCCATGAGCTGGACAATGTCAGGTGAGGAAGAGGGTGAGAGCCTGTGTGGAGCACCGGGCAGTGGGGGTCGAACCCTGAGCCTCAGgtgtgcaagccctgtgctccaccagctgacccagcccctcccctgccacCATCACCCTAGTGATGCCCaaacctccctctccttctctctctccccctttcttgctGTTTCAAACCAGAACTCTggtcagctttggcttctggtggtgctggggattgaacctgggactttggagcctcagacatgaaagtattgcctttatttttttttcaaacaggaAATGTGAAATTACTTATATAAAAACCTATTtccgggagccgggtggtagcgcagcgggttaagcgcaggtggcgcaaagcacaaggaccggcataaggatccctcatcgagcccccggctccccacctgcaggggagtcgcttcccaggtggtggtgaagcaggtctgcaggtgtctgtctgtctctccccctctctgtcttcccctcctctctccatttctctctgtcctatccaacagcgacgacatcaataacgacaacaataataactacaacaataaaacaacaagggcaacaaaagggaataaataaatacaaaaaaatttttttttaaagagggagcCCCCATGGGGCAGCCAGtggtcatctactgtgtgccggCCCTGTGGCCACGCTGGCCCCTGGGGACACCCTCGGTCAGCCCACAGCCTGTGCTGGGCTGGGGACGTCCAGGCTTCCAGACCAGGGCACCTGGGGCCCCTCAGCAGGGAGGGCAGCTGGGGTCCCCGAG
Above is a genomic segment from Erinaceus europaeus chromosome 9, mEriEur2.1, whole genome shotgun sequence containing:
- the CRYAA gene encoding alpha-crystallin A chain, coding for MSLMPPLCGAIKAAGCPSSTLRSTPRGRARLPTAAAATAAMDMTIQHPWFKRALGPFYPSRLLDQFFGEGLFEYDLLPFLSSTISPYYRQSLFRTVLDSGISEVRSDRDKFVIFLDVKHFSPEDLTVKVLEDFVEIHGKHSERQDDHGYISREFHRRYRLPPSVDQAALSCSLSADGMLTFSGPKVASGLDAGPSERAIPVSREEKPSSAPSS